The Leishmania infantum JPCM5 genome chromosome 26 DNA window cgcccgtACAtgagagaagaagagagggagtgcGATCTATAACCACCTAAAAAAACACGGATAACGTAAGGCatatcccccccccccacacgcgcgcgcggcgtgtgtgttgaTCAGCTGCTTTAAAAGAATATCTTAACGAAACGAAGCGTAGAAGAAGAGGACAAGATTGACGCAAGAGAATCTTCCCGGAGAAaaaggcacacacatacacgcaacGCAATCATAATCGGATCAAGGCCAGCCCCCCTTTTCCTCAGCGAATACAAGCGATACGGAAGCGACGAGGAAAAGCTAGCAAGGGCTCGCAAAGGCTTTCGCACCGCATCCACGCGCGCATTTTCTGGTACCAAGTGCCTGCGTGCGAGCCTCCTTGCGCGCCCCTAGCTCTTGTGTCGTCGCCTTTCCATCCTCCTAAATACCCCGCCTCCCCTGCCCAAGCCCCCCACCACGCCGTGTCTCGCTATTTCTGCGGCAGTCCTCTTTAACGTAATCTGCTCTCTTTGTTTGTCTCTCGACTCGTTGCCTGCTTTTCCGAGTAACTTGTTTTTTATATTTTCTTGTCTTCGACACCTCGTCCCATTTTGCCGGCGGCTCGGACCCTTCCGCTCCGCTTAACTTCCTCGCcctctgccccccctcccctcccctcccctacccCCGCGCGATTGAAGTATACGTAGGGgactatatatatatctatTTCATTGTGATTGTCGTTTGCGCGTCGGCTTTCCTCTGCgtgacgacgacaacgacgacaacgacgacacAGCACaggtgtgagagagagaaagttgctgctgctgctgctgccccttTATTTTCGGTTCTGTTTCGCTTGTTGGTTACCGTGTGGGCCGGTCCGaatcgtgtgtgtgcgcgcgcgagaatcggcgcctgcgcgttttcgtttctctgccagagagggcgaagcggagtgcacgcatgcgcttGCGCGTGTTTCGCACTTCGCTTCACGCACGATCGGCGCCTGTCTGTTTCCTCTTCTTTCATTGCCGGTGGGTTTTGAGAAACCATTACGAGCGCTTGAGCTTCTTACCCAGGTTTCGTTGCACTCTTGAAGAGTgtgacacacagacacctccctcctctgttTCCTGCCGACGCCGTGCAGCTAACACCGCACTCCGGTGCGCTTCAGTGGGACTCGCATGTCTGCCAACAGGACCAGAGACAGCGATGACGTCGTTCGCGCCGAGGTTGCGGCGGCACTGTCTGTCCCACCGCAGCAGTTGCCATCTACCcgtggtggtgcagctgttgcagcggcagacgagCATCTCTACGGACCCCACACGAGCACCATACGCATGAATCCATACGTGCGCTGCGTACACGATAGCGGGGTGCCGAAAATTTGCTCCCTCCAGGAGCTTCTCTCTCAGAAGATCCAGCCAGACCCCGCGGAGCCAGATACGCCGTGTCTTCGACCGAGTCACAGGCCGACAGCGGTGTGGGCGCAGGCGCCAGAACCGTCGAGCTTCGACGACGGCCGTGCGACaatgacgccgccgccttgccaGTCCACCTTCGAGCGCCACGCAGACCCCGCACTCGCTGGTGCTCCTGCGGCGAGCAATCCGTCACCGGTGCTCACCTtcaccgccgacggcgtcgccacGCCAAACACGTTTGCCACGGTCAAGACCCACGAAATGCGCATCTTGTCCCGCCTCACGAAGCGCCTGCGGTGGTCCGAGCGGCATCAGGACATGCCCTTTGGCGAGCCCGTGGAGATGATGCTGGCGGAGGCagacgagggcgaggacACTGAAGGGGGGTCCGAGGACAGAGACTCCGAGGTGATTGATGCTGTCCACTCAGGCCGCTCAGGCGCACTCGCGCCGTACCCAGAAGACCGTACCGAGAAGCAAGATGAGGCTAGCGTGCAGCTTCTGCCCTGCTCCACACGTGACAAGGCCGAGGCGTCTGCGCTTCAGGAGACACCGCAGCACTTCGCGGCGGCCTCTCCTCAAGCGGCGGCTTCAAATGCATCCCCACAGCACGCGTCGGACTTGAAGGAGGGTACCGTGTCGGCCTCCTCATCGGGCGGCATTTTCTGCACCTTTGCCAGAGATCCCACGCCCCCCGACGGACGGAAACTCCACACCACCGGCGTCAAGCACGCCGactccagcgccacctcaCCGCACCAGCCCCACTACACCCATGGGCAGAAACAGCAGCATTCACGGCCTGCTGTTGTGCCTCTGCGCACCACATACCCTGCCCCGGTGGCGAGACTGGAGGAGAGCCCGTATCACTACATCATGCGCAACTACATTGGCGGGACCTTTCTCTACTATAGCACGCCGGAGAGCAAGGACTACTTTTTGCGCCTATGCCACCGCGTTGTGGCGCAGGTGCGACCTCTACTGGAGCAGGAAACGCTGTCGCCCCACCACGGCCTGTTCCCCCGCATCAACGCGCCGGCCTTCGTCTTCGGTGACATTCACGGCAACTTTGAGGACTTGTCCTTCTTCCTGAAACGGCTGCTGATCTTCCACGACTTCAACCTCACCCCAGCAAACATCTTGTGCCTCGGCGACTATGTCGATCGCGGCCCTTTCTCGCTCGAGTGCGTCATGCTACTCTTCTCGCTCAAGATCATGAACTCATCGAAGATCGTCATGCTGCGCGGCAACCACGAGGACCGCGTCGTCTGCGGTGACCTGCGCACCTacggccgcggctgcttccTGGCTCAGTGCCACACTGTCTTTGGCTACGCTGAGGGAACGAAACTGTTCCGCGAGGTGACGGCCCTGTTCAAGTACCTcccgctggcggcggagctggtgaTCCCGAGCACACCAAACTTATCGTTTCTGCGGTCACAGCAGACTGTGATGCACCCGAACCTTTACGTGAGCCAGCCAGCAGTGCTGCTCCACGATGGCATTCGGGCCAAGCGGACCGCGCCAACGATCTCGCTGGCATCCGGCTCGGCGACAAGGGCGTCTCCGTTCGgctcgcagcacctccgcacgctgcaccgcgacggcgaagTGGCTAGCGGCGACAGGGAAGGTGACGAGGCCCTCTCCAAGAACTCGGCcagcgcggaggcggtgTCCCCGCTGCCGACCGGCTACAGCACGATCGCGGACGCCTCTCTCGCACGTGGGCAGCCGTCCCGGCACGAGGCTCACGAAGAGCGCATCTTGTGCACCCACGGCGGCATTCCCCGCTTTGATCGCTCGCCGTGTGAGGAGAACTCGCTCGCCTTTCTGCGCAGTCTCTCCTTCCCCCGCATGCTCACGTTGTTCCCGAACAACCCGGTTGTGAAGGATGACGCCGAGTGCATGCCGGACTACTTCGTGaagcaggagctggaggcgctaTGGCGCCGCTACCCGTCTGCCGCTCCACCTGGTTTCACGGCGGCGTGCCGACGAGAGGCCgcagaagccgccgccgccgccgcaactGCCACCACCGGTACCCCGGCGGCGTCCAGGCCCTTGGATGCTTTGCCTTCTTCCCTCAAGCTGCAGAGAAAGGCgagtagcagcagcgccggcagcagtgcgagCGGCCACGaatctgccgcagcggcagtgccgccagAGGCGGAAGCATCGTCTCGCCCCTCGTCGTGCTCGGCGGCGTCCTCCGTGTCCCCTAAGGCGAGGGTGGTGCCCGGTGGGCagagcgagcagcagcagccacaacgCCACAAGTCGCTACCCGCtatgcgcagcagcagcgactaTTTGCCGCAGTTGACCGAGGACGACGTGCGCAAGGGCTGGTACACCATGTTCGACTTGCTCTGGTCGGACCCAACCCCGATGGAgctggaagaggaggcggcatGCGTGGACTGGGAGTCTTCTCGTGTCGCTGGCGGCGAACACGGCGCTCACCGAAGCACGGCATCTTCCTCCTCGACGACCGCCGCTAGAGGGTCGACATCACGCGTGCACGTCAACGAGTGGGGCTTCACCGTCAACACCCGCGGCAGCAACGTtgtctccttctccgccaaGGCGGTGGACACGTTCCTCACGGCGTACCATTACTCGATGCTCTTCCGCGCTCATCAGGAGAAGGCGCATGGGCTACGGTGGAGTAAGAGCAGCAAGGTGCTTACcatcttcagcagcagcaactaCATGGGCCACCGCAACGGCGCtggctgcgtcgtcgtcgccgccaacGGCGAGGTGCAGATGATTGAGAAGGTGGTGACCATGTGACTCTTGGGATGGCCTACAGCAAGGGAGAAGAGTGAACCACAAACCCATAGACGCATACGCAGATACACTCATCAAGCACTTAGATTTGTTTCTatcgcgacgctgcggcgcactGCCTCGGACAGCCATGTCTCTATGGGCTTGGTGGGGCAGTGTGTTCTCGTGATGGGCTGTGCTGCCCATGGTTGTCAAATCTTTCTTCCTCGttcgctccttctcccttGGCTTCAGCTCCAGCTCGAACCCACACTTCCTGTCCCCTCCGCTCCAGACTCGCTCTGTTACGTGGGCGTTGGCTtacgcgcgtgcgtgcacatgttgaggcgcgcacgcgcgacaGACGTGGTGTTggctgtgtctctctctccctgctcctcctcctcagccttCAGCCCTCGTGGTGGCCGTCGCTCGACCTCATATTCCTTTCTGTCCTTTTTTCGTTGTCCAGCACTcctgccgccctcgccgcttTTACTGCTTCCGATGCCGGTGATGGTGCGTGAGCGGGTACGCATcttgcatgtgtgcgtgtgtgggtcaATGAGGAACAGCGGAGGtgggcggaggagagggcgagccaccgagagagagagtccCTTCCATCGatctctttttcctttgtttttttttctttccttcgtgATACTTGCTTGTCTCTGTCTCCTTGCTGCACTTCCGCAGCCCACCTATGCGGTTGTTGGtgcgccgtgtgtgtgtgtgtgtcctctCACGTCTTCCTCGACTCTGACGACGCAGCCTTGCGCTTCCCTTCCGTTCCCCGGGGCGGCGAATCTTACCCTCATCGCCGTGATCGAACAACGCGCAGAGGGATGCAGcaagagcgagcgagcgagagagagagagcaatGCTGAACATATGCGCTGCCTCATTCCACTCCGCTTTCCTCCACACATGCATATGTACGTTCTATGCGAAAAGCGCACCTTGGGGCATTGAGTGTGGACGactgacgctgccgcgtcttctctccttcGTACCTTTTCACTCGCGCCCGCCTGCGcgagcgcatgcgtgtgcgccggtgCCCGTGGAAGCGCTGGCTTTCTTTTGCCCGTCTATCATTGTGCGCTTGCGCGGGGTCATGGCGGCGCGAGACGAgatcgggggggggggggcggtcGAGTTTACTTGTTTATTCGCAGTGCAAGCGCCATCTTTGTCGTGTCTGCCGGCGTTGCTTCTGGTGCCCCTTTTCTCTGGGAAGGGGCCCCAGTGACCTCATGgaccccttctccctctcccgccatTTTCAGTGTCCGCGTTGACAGAGCAAGCCCCGCCCACCCGCGACCCCCTTCGCGTCTGCACCCGGTGAGGCAGAAAGGAGGAAGGACGGGGGTGGCACCGCACTCTCGCCAGCCCACAGGCGCAGGcgtatgcgcgtgtctgtgcccTTGTAGCGAGGACGCGCTGCGTGCCTGCCGGTATGGCCCTCTCGGTGTGTAGGCGGCACGatcaaacacacacagacacacaaccCGCCCCAGCAGTCGGATCGAATGGGACGAATACGCCGGACTCGCCTGACGGCCTcggtgcctctctccctctctcccgctctcgcaCGCTGGGGAAGAAATGGAAGCATCTATGTAGATGGatgtgtgcgtacgtgtgcttgcgtgtgcctgtgtatGTTTGTGCGCTGAATAACCACGGGTAAATTTTACGATGCAATCCCTTAAGACGAATTCCACAGCAGAAatacagaaaaaaaaataagaaaCTCTCTAATCATGGGGGCGGCGTGGtatatgcatgcatgcaaGTCTGTGTGCTTGCATATCTGTGttgcagcgacagcgctaTCTTGTTCTTGATCGGGGACGCGTTGGCGCTGCCACCATTCCCGCCCCCCCTTACTTTTCGTCCTTGTGGTCGCACGCATGTGCGGCGCACAGGGGCGTGCTCTGTCACCTCCTCTCGCCCCGTTTCCTTTGTGCGTGGCGCAGAGGTATTGAAGAGGCGAAAGGAGGGATGATGGAGAGAAAGGCGCGACCTCTTCGAGAGTGTCCTCTCAGTGCGTTCCGGCCTCTTTCTATGCATACGGATGACGACACCAGCCCCGTCTGCGTGTGTCCTTGTCTGCGTGTATTGGGGCCCCCCTTCAAGACGTACATGCCGTGCCGAAATTCATCTCTCGATCACACACTCTTTATCCCGTATCCTTAACACACTGGCCTTCTCCATCcgccctctcttttttttgtgcgctGTGCTCAAACCCTGTCACGGTTTCTTCCTCTACCCCCTTCCACTCCCTTCCTTCGTTCCTTCGTCGCCGTTGATGGCGCAGTGAGGAGGGGCGCAAACGTTCCAGCGGATACAAAAGCGCACagtcgagagagagacgaagaaaGGAACTCATTACAGCGaagacacaaaaaaagagaaagaggagacgAAGCACGAAGAAGCGCACGGTAATAGAGAGGGAAGCGGCGCGAACAAGAAACGCGAAGGAGTGCCGCTTCTGTGCTTGCCAGCGAGGCCCGACGCACCAAGAACAACCACGAGCTCCTCACCTTCCCTCTTGTTACCCTCCtgtccttcctccctctcgtaATTCCGGTGCGACCACGAAAGAGCAACCACAAGGAAACAGACGGGTGCCTCCATTCCAGTGGTACGgaacacacacccacacacacgcacggaggcgCCTTCCcgtcctcttctctctctgtttctgtCCGTTTCTTACAAACCCTCACCGCAACTCTTCACTTGGACACAACCTGTGCATAGGTCTCGGCGTCGTgctcgcagcggcgcgtctGTGATTCCGAGTGTGTGCCAGGCGTGAAGGCATTTGGCTGTTGTGGTTGCGTGTGTCTTGTCCTGTTGGTCGCACGCCCCGATTACCCCAGTCCCCACCACCAGTGCTGTCGCCTCTTTTTGCGGCATCTCGCTCGCCTGCATTGCCaccgctgctccgctgctgaCGTTCTCCGTTCCACGCTCATTCGCTGACGATCTCACGGACACCCGCTCTTTATCCCTTCGTCGGTTagtcttcctcctccttgtgcgtgggtgcgtcCTTTCGTATTGTTGTTGGATCATCTTCAAGTGATTCTTATGCTTTTGTGTTCATGTGTTGGCCTTGTTCTTtgttgccccctcccccgtctcTGTCTCCTCGACTCGCCGTGTCAAGTCTTTCTGCAccctcccaccctccccctctgcgcTTGCGCCTGTGCTGTTCCAGTTGGCGCGATCGTTCACGAtttcttgttttcttgcTCGACTCGCCAGAAGCGTGCATGCAAATACACAGACACcccgacgcacgcacatacctGCAGAGGCAGTCCGTATTCACCGGCGCATTGATGCGAACCCGCACACTCGAAAGGCTAAGTctgccctcgccctcccctttGCATCTCGCGCCCCCTGCCCCCCTTCcgtccgcacacacacaaaaaaaaacacatACACGTACAAACCACACCTACATCATCTCAGCGCTGACAGTCGTTTTTATGTTGCTTCTGTGATTCGCTTTTCCTTTacgctctctccctccttcagtctttcctcctttttttaCTTCGACTCCTTGTATCTGGCTTCGAGCCGTGGCTCCCTCGCACCTGCAACACATACGTACTCAATTTTGACACTGAGAAGGACTGCTCCGCTGACTCCCCGCCCTGCTcgctcgcgcgctctctctgtttctcgcTGCTCACTCTCCGCCGCTGTGCAAGCCACAGGCCTCATCCCACGAGGtgaagcacgcacacggaggGCTGGAGTAGACGTGGAAAGAcgcaggagagaggaaagcgcCCAGCGGTGACGTGAGAGAAGGGAAACGGAGAACGGGCGTgcacattttttttttgtgcctgtgtgccactGTGAACACGTCCGCGTTGGGCCGCAACAGGCATCTGCACactgacacacacgcacacgccggcCACCCACAGCTGCTAAAGCGCAGGAAAGAGGACGCACCTAGCTGTCAGGCAACTCGCAGACGAGACAGCTCGCTTAGCGCTACGGCATTCCTAcccactcctcctctccatccCTTGAACCGCTTCGGCGAGTCTTTACAGGGTTGGGCTCTTCGCGCCTCgttggcgcgcgtgcgcttgtAGTCTGTTCCCATTATCTTACGCGATTCCTCTTCCTCTGAAAAGCGCACATCAACCGTACGCACCATCTTCTTCAGCGCTGCCTACTTTCTGTACACCTCCTTTTGTTCTTTCGGTTCCATCGTGTGCTCTGTATCTCACTGCAACGACTGCCAccgctgaagctgctgtTGCCACAGTTGTCGTCATCAAC harbors:
- a CDS encoding serine/threonine protein phosphatase-like protein, coding for MSANRTRDSDDVVRAEVAAALSVPPQQLPSTRGGAAVAAADEHLYGPHTSTIRMNPYVRCVHDSGVPKICSLQELLSQKIQPDPAEPDTPCLRPSHRPTAVWAQAPEPSSFDDGRATMTPPPCQSTFERHADPALAGAPAASNPSPVLTFTADGVATPNTFATVKTHEMRILSRLTKRLRWSERHQDMPFGEPVEMMLAEADEGEDTEGGSEDRDSEVIDAVHSGRSGALAPYPEDRTEKQDEASVQLLPCSTRDKAEASALQETPQHFAAASPQAAASNASPQHASDLKEGTVSASSSGGIFCTFARDPTPPDGRKLHTTGVKHADSSATSPHQPHYTHGQKQQHSRPAVVPLRTTYPAPVARLEESPYHYIMRNYIGGTFLYYSTPESKDYFLRLCHRVVAQVRPLLEQETLSPHHGLFPRINAPAFVFGDIHGNFEDLSFFLKRLLIFHDFNLTPANILCLGDYVDRGPFSLECVMLLFSLKIMNSSKIVMLRGNHEDRVVCGDLRTYGRGCFLAQCHTVFGYAEGTKLFREVTALFKYLPLAAELVIPSTPNLSFLRSQQTVMHPNLYVSQPAVLLHDGIRAKRTAPTISLASGSATRASPFGSQHLRTLHRDGEVASGDREGDEALSKNSASAEAVSPLPTGYSTIADASLARGQPSRHEAHEERILCTHGGIPRFDRSPCEENSLAFLRSLSFPRMLTLFPNNPVVKDDAECMPDYFVKQELEALWRRYPSAAPPGFTAACRREAAEAAAAAATATTGTPAASRPLDALPSSLKLQRKASSSSAGSSASGHESAAAAVPPEAEASSRPSSCSAASSVSPKARVVPGGQSEQQQPQRHKSLPAMRSSSDYLPQLTEDDVRKGWYTMFDLLWSDPTPMELEEEAACVDWESSRVAGGEHGAHRSTASSSSTTAARGSTSRVHVNEWGFTVNTRGSNVVSFSAKAVDTFLTAYHYSMLFRAHQEKAHGLRWSKSSKVLTIFSSSNYMGHRNGAGCVVVAANGEVQMIEKVVTM